The DNA window CATGGGATCCATCTGCTAGCACTTTCTCATGTGTACTTGGTACCACAGCTGAAGCAGAGATGCACAAAGGGGTTGGCCGAGCGATTGACGATTGAAAATGCAGTGGATGTGCTTCAACTTGCGAGACTATGTGATGCACCAGATCTATACCTCAAGAGTATGAAATTTTTGTCAAGCAATTTCAAGAAAGTTGAGGAGACTGAGGGCTGGAAATTCCTTCAACATCATGATCCCTGGCTTGAACTTGAAATTCTACAGTTCATGGATGAGGCTGAGTTGGTACGTAATTATAACGTAATTGGCATACATcccttattttctaaaaaaattctcttGGAATTCATgctataatttttattgttgtCAATTGATCATGAAAGATATTAAGTTAGCCATGAAATCATTACATGGCATTTGTTTGCATCTCTTTTATTAGTCAAGTGGCTGTGATTAGTGATTTTGCATTGTAAATTTCTCATTATAGCGGAAGAAGAGGACAAGGAGACACAAACGGGAGCTGAGCTTGTATTTACAACTAAGCGAAGCGATGGATTGTTTGGAGCACATTTGCACTGAAGGATGTACTAGTGTGGGGCCATTAGATAAAGAACCTTCCATCAAGAGGCAGCCATGTAGCAAGTTCGATACCTGCCAAGGGCTTCAGCTTCTGATTCGACATTTTGCTACTTGTAAGAGAAGGACCAATGGAGGTTGTTTGCGATGCAAGCGCATGTGGCAGATCCTAAGATTACACGCATCCATTTGTGACCAACCAAACGATTGCCAGGTTCCCCTTTGCAGGTAACCACCACTGACTACTGAATAActaattttttaatcaattcCTGTATTATTGTTGATCACTTTAAGAGTGAATCTCATTGATCGTAGTAATTAGAATATGTACATCATTTTAGAGGTGTCATTGGTTGAGGCATGTCTTATCTTGCTGAATTTGAATGATGGCTCTCGATCCATATACCAACATGGTCTGTCATGTCCATTCTTGAAAACTTCATGGGTGGCATGTCAGAGCTCGGATGTTATTAGGTGATTTGTCTCGATAGAAGAAGCCAACAAATCAACTGTCAcatttatttgtccatttttttctcCAATTCATGATTGAGCCATTTACTAACACTGTTCGATATTTCTTTTCATATGGGTCTTAAATTTGTGATGTAGACAGTCACAAGGAGGTTATCAATCCTGTACTCTCTTATAAGCTGGTCAAGATAAATCAACACTTAGTTACGGCTTAACACAAAATTGCTTGCTGGCATGTgattttgttcaattttgtgTGATGATGAGTCTAATCATGATgatattttttccaaattttactGTGATTCTAAATGCCGGCTTGGTTGAGGTCGTTCTTCATGTGAAACACAACCATTCAAGTAGTAATAATTGATTCATGGTCCCATATCGACTAATACCCAGATGCACCTTTTGTAGACGGTAGCAAAACTTAGACAGCAACATGATCTGACCTTTTGTGATTCATTGAATGTGTCCACTTGTCCTCTTCCACAAGAAAATATCTACCAAGAGCTCGAATAACTTTTTGACACGTTGGGTTGGTTAAGTTCAATAAGTATCAAGCTTAAAATAACATTGTTTGCCTTCTTTATCAGTAGGGTCAATTTGATACAGTAACTAATCATCCCTTTTTTCTTGCTTCTGTACTTGGTAAATATCGACTCTTGAGTTTCTTACAGCTCCATATTTTACATTTCAGACAATTCAAATTGAAGGTGCTACAAAAGGGAGATGACGAGCTGTGGAAATCACTTGTTAGAAAGGTGGTGTCAGCCAGGGCCATGTCTTCTTTATCTCTGcccaaaagaaagagagaagaggAACCAAAAATGGACTTAAGCCATCCTCAAGTGATGAACTTTAGGTTGGCAGCTTAGTGTCAAGTATTTCATATCGTTAGGCAAACTCTCATCTTTGTAAATAGACCATCAATGGAATGTAAGTTTTTACCATTTCATATTTCCTACTGTAGAGGCCTAttctatatgttttttttttctttctgtgtCAGTCCTTTAGTAGATGAAGAGTGTTGTATCAACAAAACAGTTGTATACAAAGTGTATAACTACTGTGTGGTAGTCTGTTTATATCTTCATTTTGTGTAATGAAATTAGCCATTAGTCATATGCTTCAAATACTTGTTGTCCGTGTCTTTCTACCATTTTCTGTACATTGTAATACTCTGGAGGAACCCAAAAAAAAAGTCTACAAAATGTGGTCGATCACAAAAATCGTTGATGTGTGATATTATGAAATGACGGAAAATAATTTGGTGTTATTGTATATCGTTCCACTGcttaattaatgaaaaaagtTGGAGCATGATAAGGGTCGAGAGATATTTTGATGTGTCCAAAACCTTATCGcgattttgagaaaagatagtgattttttccaaaaaataatgaTCAGATAAGCTGCAGAAAAACAAAAGCAGCAATTTTCGTCCAAGTGTCCCTTTAATTTAATGCTCGTAACTAGGATTGGAAAATTTGGAACTAAAATAGTTTTTGGTGGGGACACATATAGAGTTTAAATTATGTCCATTTGCGCAAACAATAACATATCTAGTGAAATTTCATAAACTTTATGAGGAGGGTAAAGTACACAAATCATATTTCTATTTTGGGAAAGTAAAAAGATTGTTTTCGAAGGATCCTCGATCGACTCAAATACACAACATTAAAAGGGAAAGCAAAAATGGAGAAACAAATCAACTTATAAGGAAACAGTAACAGCCAtagcataatcataaaataatggGATAACCTAAATCTAAAGATAGTAGGGCGAAGATCATTTGATTTGCACCATTAATATCTTTGAACACAGCCAATTTTACTTTCTCTATCATGAAATGATGGCATGGTGATTAAAATAGACAatcttttgatattttcttctatCTAATCAAATAATCAAATACTAAGTGGGACACTTGATACTCATTACTCAACTTGAGTGCACTAGTGGTACACTAATTCTTCCCTTCATTTATATACACACATTTTACTTTATTGTTATCActcaatttctttgtttttctacATCTCTCACCATCTCACTTTAaccaaaaagatattttttaagtcatttttggcAACCAAATACTACAATCACAAGCGGACTTGAATGACAACCAGATACTAAAACCTAAAAATACTTTCTATTAAACAACCTTCTTTCACTTACATTTTACTCCAATATAGTCCATTTAAAATAGCTTCTAAATTTCAGAAAAGTTATAGTGAGACCCTTACTAGTGATTTTCCAAGTAGCAAGTGTGATTATTTTGGAAGAAATTCACCCTTGAATTAAATTAAGAACGATTTGATTTGTATGATATAAATCATcttattaaaattaaagttatatcaaaCTAAGAAAGTAGAACATCCTTTTTAACATGGactaaaaatgatttaacacataaattgagataaaagaAAGTACTAGCAAAGTTTTGAAGGGAAAGTTCCAATTTTTTTCATAGTACATGGAATTTGGAGCTTAGATCTAGAAGACTTGTAAAAGAAGATtctttagtgtttttttttactcaagATTGGTGTAGTCTGTGGCGGAGCCACATTACGTAAAGGGTGTCAGTTGACATttctttattgaaaaattatactatttaacgggattaaattttattaattttcaaacttCGAGCCTGATTTGGATGAATTGTGACCTATTTGACAAAATTTTCGGAAAAAAATAGAAGTATTCTTACAAAAACTTATATTCAAGAGTTAAAAGTATTTgatttagttagtttttttttttggaaaaaataaaatagaagtgttttaatttatacaaaacaaaaATGCCCTCACGCAGGATCGAACTACGGACCTTCAGTTTACAAGACTGACGCTCTACCACTGAGCTATAAGGGCTTGTGTTCATCGTATCTACTCTTTGCTTATTTCACCAACAGTTTTCTACTTTTggcattttatttgaattggattgaatatttcaatttttttattttgacttttgaggctttaaaatatgtcataacaaatttctattatatagaagagtgAAGTGGTAGGATGACCAAGGGTAAAACTGTAATTTCATTCTAACAAAAATCTATTAAGAAAGATAGTAAATAATTCTAGAAATTAAGTGAATTATGATCAAggataaaaatgtaatttcacGCTAACAAAAATCTATCAAGAATGatatcaagaaaattaaatagttcTGGAAACAtcttttgttattgttattaccattaacttattttgttattacttcactttcttttcttttgtgagtTATTGTAATATCTATTCATTACTCTATTTTACTATTACGTTAGTTGAatgcttaatttttttctattcattaTGCTTATCAAAAATGCCTactttatataaaaattcattatgaattaattattttcacctTTATTTTGGCTCTAATTAATAGacttgaaaagaaataagtgtgataaaaattaataatatgtagGACGATCAAgggtaaaaatataatttcattctaacaaaaatctattaagaaagatagtaaataattctagaaacatctttttatatattaagtgaattatgtTATGATCAAggataaaaatgtaattttacgctaacaaaaatctaccaagaatgatattaagaaaattaaatagttcTAAATATTACACACTTCAGTATAAATCTCTTATTAGGAAGACTAATAACACAATTTTTTCAACATTAagaacttcatttttcatctattCCCTAATGGCCCTACTTTTGTAAAACAATTATAAGACAAAAGtaaaattcattatttcttaGTGAACACATCACTTCTGGAACTTGTCCATATaacaaattttcaacaaaattcaatTGATCCACATTTTTCAAACATTCTAATGAATATGATAATGAACCAGTTAATATGTTAAATCCAATATCAATCGCAATTGCAATTCTCAAAAGGCGTAATTCATAAGGAATGCAATCAGTGAGCAAACTCTTCaagaacaaaaatttcaaaaatttcggAGCATGTTATGTCCTTTTCTTTGGTTCTCTTTAGACTTTTCAATTTCATGGTGTTGCTTTTCTTTCTGGATTGTAAAGATACTTTTTGAAGTATCTAATTTActtgatttctctttttatgtATAATCCCAAAATTTCACATAACAAATATGTcattaacatatattatttattaagtactattattttatcatcagttaaaatcatttttatcaagttatataaattattattttaactacCTTATGTTAAATTACTGCAATCTAtaattatattaacttttgttaatatttttaacatCTCATTATTTGAGGTATAACATTCATTCATCGGGTATATAAAttactttagaaaaaaaatctttcgtTACTATACTAGATTGTTCTCCtaattttaatgaatataaagaCAAGATataaagtcataacttttttttatcctttatcACTTTGTAAATAATGAGATAATTCATTCTAATTTTCATCAAGTAGGTcgttatttttgtttgttaaacacctttaaaacaaatttataagtGTATTCAAAATTAATCTATAGGTGAATAGTAGAATTATTGCttcatatattttatgaaaattgttaatatattgagaataattttaatctattctcttgaataattttcaaataaaatagaaaaagaataccattaagttaattatttaattcaaatatatatgtttgacaTGATGTTATAATGAGCACTGGAGCATCTgatgttttattattatttgtatcatgtttatttgaaaatgtcataataatttttctttttgaaaactaattaaatttctattataaatatatataatattgtaataTTGGACCCGTAAATGAGCCTTTCATTATATTGGGCCCGTATCACGGGCTTAAAATTATCTAGTTAACAATATATAACCTCACTTCAACTAATAATTTGCTCCATTAAATATAACAACTTTCAATAGTTAGTCAAGATTGAGCCTACAAGAAGTTATATCATGTAATTCTATATTGGACTAAATTTTGgaaattcaaaaattcataGTAGTAAATTCGATATGAAatctaaaattcataaaattttaaagttaaattcataatccaaatatacaaaaagttaggattttgatttgaattttgGGTTACTCCAAACTCACCCCAACATGAGATACGCTCAATGACATTTCAcattttatgcattttttttctGCCTACCAAATGTTTGGAACTTTCTATTGATTCAATTAAATGAACTTCCATACCTTTTAAGGGGCGGGGACATGGGTAATGATCTTGTTGctttatgttttggagtcaacTGATCCCTCGATAAGTCCTAACTTGAAATATACTAAGAGAAGAAAGATAAATCATTTAGATTCAAGGGGAAACCTCTCTTCTTCTAGTCAAGTGGCTTTTAGCCCCTCTCCGTTGTTATGGTGTTCTTTGTCTAATCTCCGAAATCAAAGGTCAGTTGACTGGGGAGTTCGTATTGATTCATGCAATGATGTCCACCTCAGAGGTATTCTAAATTCTAAGACATGAGTCATCTTGATAAAAGCAACTCATCCAGAGGCTTTTACATTTTAAGGTACTTGAGGAAAtacaaaattatgattttttgtttattgACTTGAATGTAggaaactttttttcttctcaagtTATTCTTGATTAATGTCTGTGTATACttaatctgattttttttacctttgttTAAGCACATTTTATCATTTTGTACAAGCAGCATTGCTTAAGGCTTGTAGACTCCAATACTCATGTTAAAGACTTGTCTAGTTTGAAAGGAAGCAGAATTAATGGACCCCTTCAAACTATAAAAGTGATAGCATTTAGAGTTTTAGTAAATTAAGTAGCAAAGTGGAAAGAATATTATTAACACTGTAGTAAACATATAAGATTTGACATGTATAACACAATTACAACAAAAAATCAACTTGCAATAAAACTGAAATACAGAACACATTCTTAGTTACATAACCAATGTATGACTTAGCTAATGCTTGATCTGAGTTAACATGCACCTAACATCCTTACTGTTAGGCCTCTCCTTTGGATTGTCGAGAGTACAAAAGCAAGCTATCTTGAGAACCAAAAGCATTTGCTCCTCATATCCATTTCCTATCAGCTTAGGATCAATTGCTATTTTAGGATCATCAGAAGTCATTACATTTCTCAGCCACTTAACTAAACTCATCTCAGAAGTATGTTGGAAAAATTCATCCGATGGAGCCTTTCCAATAACCAACACAGCTAGCACCACACCGAAGCTGTATATATCACACTTGTCTGTAAACTTCAGTGTCTGATGATATTCTGGTGCAATATATCCCACAGTTCCTGCAACATTTGAAGTCGTAATATGTGTATGAGCATCTGGAACTGCCTTTGCAAGCCCAAAATCAGCTATTCGAGCTTCCATGTCATCATCAAGTAGGATATTTGCTGGCTTTAAATCTCTGTGAATTATGCGTTGAGTATGGTTTATATGGAGATACTCAAGACCAGCAGCTATCCCCGCTGCAATTCTGTGTCGTCCCAACCAATCTAATTCTCTTGTGCCTTCTGTGACTTGCTGCAGGATATCCTGTAAACTCccatttttcatatattcataCACCAAGTAATGACAGTCTGGCCTTGGCATATGCGCCAGTAATGGAAGCAGATTCCGGTGTCTGATTTGACCTACAATTTGAATTTCTGATTTAACTTGACGCATTTTCTTGTTCAACGCCTTAGTATCTTCCTCCGTGATCTCTGCAGCATCCATTGGGGATTGTATAATCTTCTTTATAGCTATAATCTTCCCATTACTCCCCGGTAACTCGGCTCTATAAACTTCTCCACATCCACCTTTTCCAATCATTTCAAGTGATGCCACTCCATCTTCCATCTCTAAGAAAGCCAAGTCCTCCGCTTTCTTGATCAACGGACTATATATCGTTAAACTTGAATTATCGTTCTTTCCCCTTCTTACGAAGAACATTACGAGCTTGAATAGCAACGAAAAGATCACAGCAGATATACCCCCAGCAAAAGTTCCAGCTAGGAAACCAAGAAACCAAGATCttaacttctttttcttcttgttacGTTTATGCACCACCGGTACAACACGATTGACCGGTGCTGGTGCTGGAGCTGGAGCAGGCCCCATTGCAGATATCTGATTTGACCTTGTTGAATTCTCAGCAAGAATGTAACGTTTGGGAACGGCATTGTTTCGATTCAAATCTGCTGATAAATGCTCAATTTGACTCATGACAGGTACTGGACCTTCAAGGAAACTATTCCCTGAAATGTTGAGGAAACGAAGATTCCTGAAAGATTTCAATGAAAAGGGTATTTTTCCAGTGAACATATTATCAGCCAGAGACAGTTTTTCCAAATTAGGAAAGTATTTCAAGAAATCAAGATTCCCAGAAAACTCATTCGATGAAAAGTCAACTAGCCTTAAACGGTTTAAAGATGACAATTCATATGGAATCTTCCCAGAAAATCTGTTTCTTTGAAGTTCAAGAATCTCTAATTTCCGACAATCAAGAATCTGAATCGGGATTTGTTCAGATAGTTGATTGTCGGAAAGAGAAAGCTCTTTGAGCTCAGAGAGTTTGCCAATAGCAGAAGACAAAGTTCCCTTCAATCCATTGGATCTGAATACAATACGGGTAACTCTCAGAACTTGTGTTCTGTTACCCGGTCTACGCTCGCAGGATATTCCTGCGAGCGTACAGGGGTTGTTAAGAGCAATGATGCCTAAGTCCTTTTGTACAAGCAAAAGTGCAGCATGATCTTGTGGATAAAGATTCAGTCTTGCttgagcaaaaaggaaaagGGTCACAAGGTATAAGAGAAAAAAGTGGAAATTTGAAGCCATTGAGATTCTTGTTTTTCCGGTAAGCCGGAcggagggaggagagaggtgaatgaGGCAACCAGGCTGTGGTGGTTAATGgaattttttctaagtgtgtATTGGTGGTTTATATGAATCAAAAATGGTTGGCTGCATTGTAAG is part of the Solanum stenotomum isolate F172 chromosome 8, ASM1918654v1, whole genome shotgun sequence genome and encodes:
- the LOC125872976 gene encoding BTB/POZ and TAZ domain-containing protein 1-like encodes the protein MSSPNFSGDIDVFSGEMSEVDIQIVTSGGLRIPAHSAVLAAASTVLENILVRPGKRRGSERTIRILGVPYDAVSVFIRFLYSFKCTEEQMKRHGIHLLALSHVYLVPQLKQRCTKGLAERLTIENAVDVLQLARLCDAPDLYLKSMKFLSSNFKKVEETEGWKFLQHHDPWLELEILQFMDEAELRKKRTRRHKRELSLYLQLSEAMDCLEHICTEGCTSVGPLDKEPSIKRQPCSKFDTCQGLQLLIRHFATCKRRTNGGCLRCKRMWQILRLHASICDQPNDCQVPLCRQFKLKVLQKGDDELWKSLVRKVVSARAMSSLSLPKRKREEEPKMDLSHPQVMNFRLAA
- the LOC125873184 gene encoding leucine-rich repeat receptor-like serine/threonine/tyrosine-protein kinase SOBIR1; translation: MASNFHFFLLYLVTLFLFAQARLNLYPQDHAALLLVQKDLGIIALNNPCTLAGISCERRPGNRTQVLRVTRIVFRSNGLKGTLSSAIGKLSELKELSLSDNQLSEQIPIQILDCRKLEILELQRNRFSGKIPYELSSLNRLRLVDFSSNEFSGNLDFLKYFPNLEKLSLADNMFTGKIPFSLKSFRNLRFLNISGNSFLEGPVPVMSQIEHLSADLNRNNAVPKRYILAENSTRSNQISAMGPAPAPAPAPVNRVVPVVHKRNKKKKKLRSWFLGFLAGTFAGGISAVIFSLLFKLVMFFVRRGKNDNSSLTIYSPLIKKAEDLAFLEMEDGVASLEMIGKGGCGEVYRAELPGSNGKIIAIKKIIQSPMDAAEITEEDTKALNKKMRQVKSEIQIVGQIRHRNLLPLLAHMPRPDCHYLVYEYMKNGSLQDILQQVTEGTRELDWLGRHRIAAGIAAGLEYLHINHTQRIIHRDLKPANILLDDDMEARIADFGLAKAVPDAHTHITTSNVAGTVGYIAPEYHQTLKFTDKCDIYSFGVVLAVLVIGKAPSDEFFQHTSEMSLVKWLRNVMTSDDPKIAIDPKLIGNGYEEQMLLVLKIACFCTLDNPKERPNSKDVRCMLTQIKH